In the Streptomyces fradiae ATCC 10745 = DSM 40063 genome, one interval contains:
- a CDS encoding DUF3152 domain-containing protein, with product MGKRGAPASRRRRGKRVPPGRGARGRGGARRPLGRIVLAGAAFGVLSLGGGAALAHWHAGGEPAAASRPAAAPPPSPGASAVRSPQPPPPSPKAGASPSPLPSKSAEEEPDPPATVPLTGAGTFTTAQASGEKTGTGPLRRYRVQVEDGSGVSAADAAREIEGILAHPRGWAAHGRGTFQLVSANADFVIRIATPKTADKLCLAQGLDTRGEYNCETTEGVVVNLKRWLRGSPTFTGTPAEYRHLIINHEVGHEIGIRTHMTCPGPGKPAPVMMQQIKGLRGCVSNAWPYDENGRYITGPVVP from the coding sequence GTGGGCAAGCGAGGAGCGCCCGCCTCGCGGCGTCGGCGCGGCAAACGGGTGCCCCCCGGCCGGGGAGCCCGGGGCCGGGGCGGCGCCCGCCGGCCGTTGGGCCGCATCGTGCTCGCGGGCGCCGCGTTCGGCGTCCTGTCCCTGGGCGGCGGCGCCGCCCTGGCGCACTGGCACGCCGGAGGCGAGCCGGCCGCCGCCTCCCGCCCGGCCGCCGCTCCCCCGCCGTCGCCCGGCGCCTCCGCCGTCCGCTCCCCGCAGCCGCCGCCACCGTCCCCGAAGGCCGGCGCCTCCCCCTCGCCGTTGCCGTCGAAGAGCGCCGAGGAGGAGCCGGACCCGCCCGCCACCGTGCCGCTCACGGGGGCCGGCACGTTCACCACGGCCCAGGCGTCCGGCGAGAAGACCGGCACGGGCCCCCTGCGGCGCTACCGGGTCCAGGTCGAGGACGGCAGCGGGGTGTCGGCCGCCGACGCCGCCCGTGAGATCGAGGGGATCCTCGCCCACCCGCGCGGCTGGGCCGCCCACGGGCGGGGCACGTTCCAGCTGGTCAGCGCGAACGCCGACTTCGTCATCAGGATCGCGACCCCGAAGACCGCCGACAAGCTGTGCCTCGCCCAGGGCCTCGACACCCGAGGCGAGTACAACTGCGAGACGACCGAGGGCGTCGTGGTGAACCTCAAGCGGTGGCTGCGGGGCTCCCCGACCTTCACCGGCACCCCCGCCGAGTACCGGCACCTGATCATCAATCACGAGGTGGGGCACGAGATCGGCATCCGCACCCACATGACCTGCCCCGGCCCCGGCAAGCCCGCGCCGGTCATGATGCAGCAGATCAAGGGGCTGCGCGGCTGCGTCTCCAACGCCTGGCCGTACGACGAGAACGGCCGTTACATCACGGGCCCGGTCGTGCCATGA
- a CDS encoding tryptophan 2,3-dioxygenase family protein — MSTSPTTPPAHETGSEDMPNLDFAGTTPYEDYVKADVLTHLQHPRSEDPGEMVFLVTTQVMELWFTVIVHEWETASRALREDRIPDAMAALRRSAHELEALNHSWNPIARLTPAQFNAYRAALGEGSGFQSAMYRRMEFLLGDKSASMLVPHRGSPRVHAELEKALAEPSLYDEVLRLLARRGFDVPQEVLDRDLTQRYEPSQRIEEAWAQLYADPDAHRDLVDLGEALTDVAELVWRWRNDHLVATRRAMGSKVGTGGSAGVAWLEKRAGKNVFPELWTARSHV; from the coding sequence ATGTCTACTTCGCCTACTACCCCCCCTGCCCACGAGACCGGTTCGGAGGACATGCCGAACCTGGACTTCGCGGGCACGACCCCCTACGAGGACTACGTCAAGGCCGACGTCCTCACCCACCTCCAGCACCCGCGCTCCGAAGACCCCGGAGAGATGGTCTTCCTGGTGACCACGCAGGTCATGGAGCTGTGGTTCACCGTCATCGTCCACGAGTGGGAGACCGCGAGCCGCGCGCTGCGCGAGGACCGGATCCCGGACGCGATGGCGGCCCTGCGCCGCTCGGCGCACGAGCTGGAGGCGCTCAACCACTCCTGGAACCCGATCGCCCGCCTCACCCCGGCGCAGTTCAACGCGTACCGCGCCGCGCTCGGCGAGGGCTCCGGCTTCCAGTCCGCGATGTACCGCCGCATGGAGTTCCTGCTGGGCGACAAGTCCGCGTCCATGCTGGTGCCGCACCGCGGCTCCCCCCGCGTCCACGCCGAGCTGGAGAAGGCGCTCGCCGAGCCCAGCCTGTACGACGAGGTGCTGCGGCTGCTGGCCCGCCGCGGGTTCGACGTGCCGCAGGAGGTCCTGGACCGCGACCTCACCCAACGGTACGAGCCGTCGCAGCGGATCGAGGAGGCCTGGGCGCAGCTGTACGCCGACCCGGACGCCCACCGCGACCTGGTCGACCTGGGCGAGGCGCTGACGGACGTGGCCGAGCTGGTGTGGCGCTGGCGCAACGACCACCTGGTCGCCACCCGCCGCGCGATGGGCTCCAAGGTCGGCACGGGCGGCTCCGCGGGCGTGGCCTGGCTGGAGAAGCGGGCCGGCAAGAACGTGTTCCCCGAGCTGTGGACGGCGCGCAGCCATGTCTGA
- the kynU gene encoding kynureninase codes for MSELLHDETEGAGTGRGGTAAGAGADAETRVPGAAATEGVPATEGAPVAGDGGLAARAAALDAADPLAKRRELFALDDGAVYLDGNSLGALPRHVPARMAHVIAHEWGELRIRSWGESGWWTAPERIGDRIAPLVGAAPGQVVVGDSTSVNVLKALVGAVRLADAYAGEGRDGGGPVRDEILVDATTFPTDGYIAESAARMTGRRLVPVAPGDVPDAVGPRTAAVLVNHVDYRTGRLHDLPGVTAAVRDAGALAVWDLCHSAGALPVDLDANGVDLAVGCTYKYLNGGPGAPAFLYVAERHQARFDSPLPGWNSHADPFAMTPGYAAVDGARRGRVGTPDILSMLALESALDVWDGVAVGEVRAKSLALTDFFLECVRAYVPEGRLTCLTPAAHAERGSQVALSCPDAPAVMERLIERGVVGDLRRPDVLRFGFTPLYVGYADAERAARVLAEVCAEVAAEGSTERSTEVSAAR; via the coding sequence ATGTCTGAGCTCCTGCACGACGAGACCGAGGGCGCCGGGACCGGGCGCGGCGGGACTGCCGCGGGCGCGGGCGCGGACGCCGAGACCCGGGTGCCCGGCGCGGCGGCCACCGAAGGCGTACCGGCCACCGAAGGCGCACCGGTCGCCGGGGACGGCGGGCTCGCGGCGCGGGCCGCCGCCCTGGACGCCGCCGACCCGCTGGCGAAGCGGCGCGAGCTGTTCGCCCTCGACGACGGCGCCGTCTACCTCGACGGCAACTCGCTCGGCGCCCTGCCCCGCCACGTACCCGCCCGGATGGCGCACGTCATCGCCCACGAGTGGGGCGAGCTGCGCATCCGCTCGTGGGGCGAGAGCGGCTGGTGGACGGCGCCGGAGCGGATCGGCGACCGGATCGCCCCGCTGGTCGGCGCGGCGCCCGGCCAGGTCGTGGTCGGCGACTCGACCAGCGTCAACGTCCTCAAGGCGCTGGTCGGAGCGGTCCGCCTGGCGGACGCGTACGCCGGCGAGGGCCGGGACGGGGGCGGGCCCGTCCGGGACGAGATCCTGGTGGACGCGACGACGTTCCCCACGGACGGCTACATCGCCGAGTCCGCCGCCCGGATGACCGGCCGCCGCCTGGTGCCGGTCGCGCCCGGAGACGTACCGGACGCCGTCGGCCCGCGCACGGCCGCCGTACTCGTCAACCACGTCGACTACCGCACCGGCCGCCTCCACGACCTGCCCGGCGTCACCGCCGCCGTGCGGGACGCGGGCGCCCTCGCGGTGTGGGACCTGTGCCACAGCGCGGGCGCACTCCCCGTCGACCTGGACGCGAACGGCGTCGACCTGGCCGTCGGCTGCACGTACAAGTACCTGAACGGCGGGCCCGGCGCCCCCGCGTTCCTGTACGTCGCCGAACGCCACCAGGCGCGCTTCGACTCGCCGCTGCCCGGCTGGAACTCGCACGCGGACCCGTTCGCGATGACGCCCGGCTACGCGGCGGTGGACGGGGCGCGGCGCGGTCGCGTCGGTACGCCCGACATCCTGTCGATGCTGGCCCTGGAGTCGGCTCTCGACGTGTGGGACGGCGTCGCGGTGGGCGAGGTGCGGGCCAAGAGCCTCGCGCTGACGGACTTCTTCCTGGAGTGCGTCCGCGCGTACGTCCCCGAGGGGCGGCTCACCTGCCTCACCCCGGCCGCGCACGCGGAGCGCGGCAGCCAGGTCGCGCTCTCCTGCCCGGACGCGCCCGCCGTCATGGAACGGCTCATCGAGCGGGGCGTGGTCGGCGACCTGCGCCGCCCCGACGTGCTGCGGTTCGGCTTCACGCCGCTGTACGTCGGGTACGCCGACGCCGAGCGCGCCGCGCGCGTGCTGGCCGAGGTGTGCGCTGAGGTCGCGGCGGAGGGCTCCACGGAGCGCTCCACGGAGGTCTCCGCAGCGCGGTAG
- a CDS encoding alpha/beta hydrolase, producing the protein MPDRAARDAAEEASALSHPPVAPDSTASYGEHPDQVVDFYAPRDRDDRVPLVVVLHGGAWRARYDRAHVSPFAGFLTRHGFAVASVEYRRGPGDPPGASAASGASGASGGGTGTEGADPVAGRWPETFDDVAAALDALPALAAAHLPRADPRRTVVTGHSAGGHLALWAAARHVLPAGSPWRRAEPPELRGVVALAPIAHFGSAVELDVCGGAVTQLLGGEALSKERAASADPALLLPTGIATTVVQGRADTVVPAAVAEAYVEAAARAGEMVGLTVLDDVGHFPLIDPAADACAVVAEEITQLAW; encoded by the coding sequence ATGCCCGACCGCGCCGCTCGCGACGCCGCCGAGGAGGCGTCGGCCCTGTCGCACCCGCCCGTCGCGCCGGACTCCACCGCCTCATACGGCGAACACCCCGACCAGGTGGTGGACTTCTACGCGCCCCGCGACCGGGACGACCGGGTGCCGCTCGTCGTCGTCCTGCACGGCGGTGCCTGGCGGGCCCGCTACGACCGGGCGCACGTCTCGCCGTTCGCGGGCTTCCTCACCCGGCACGGCTTCGCCGTCGCCAGCGTCGAGTACCGGCGCGGCCCCGGTGACCCCCCGGGCGCCTCCGCGGCTTCCGGTGCTTCCGGCGCCTCGGGCGGCGGTACCGGTACCGAGGGGGCCGATCCGGTGGCGGGGCGGTGGCCCGAGACGTTCGACGACGTGGCGGCGGCGCTGGACGCGCTGCCCGCGCTGGCCGCCGCGCACCTGCCGCGGGCCGACCCCCGCCGCACGGTCGTCACCGGCCACTCCGCCGGCGGGCACCTGGCGCTGTGGGCCGCCGCCCGGCACGTCCTGCCGGCCGGGTCGCCGTGGCGGCGGGCGGAGCCGCCCGAGCTGCGCGGCGTCGTCGCGCTCGCCCCGATCGCCCACTTCGGCAGCGCGGTCGAACTGGACGTGTGCGGCGGAGCCGTGACCCAGCTGCTGGGCGGGGAGGCGCTGTCCAAGGAGCGGGCCGCGTCGGCGGATCCCGCGCTGCTGCTGCCCACGGGGATCGCCACGACCGTCGTGCAGGGCCGCGCCGACACGGTCGTCCCGGCGGCGGTCGCCGAGGCGTACGTGGAGGCGGCGGCGCGGGCCGGCGAGATGGTGGGCCTGACCGTCCTCGACGACGTGGGGCACTTCCCCCTCATCGACCCGGCGGCCGACGCGTGCGCGGTGGTGGCGGAGGAGATCACCCAGCTCGCCTGGTGA
- a CDS encoding sensor histidine kinase, which produces MTDTTTQRIDTGGRTPELHHAVGILQGLRADLFHDAFAYRPLAPMVAEGPLTRRLPSRIRRYAVWAPHALVAAAALLVFVAGYERSAFAPVALVPAVVVLLTLLRPVAAFWASLATAGVYAVFLGGGLIWSPAVFLAHLVVLVVVAARTRPRAAAWMWVLTAGYGMVSGTVLAAYDRDTTAQLLFFAALALLAITVWHVRRDAREEVTAERTVTAQERSMRTLLEERTTIARELHDVVAHHMSVVAIQAEAAPYRVENAPPELEQAFATIRENAVAALTELRRVLGVVRAEDYEAPDAPQPTLADLDGLLANVRDAGLDVEKAVTGGVRELPQGVELSAYRIVQEALSNVLRHAPGASARVEIGYVLGGLGLRVVNGPPRGLVKPSPGAGHGITGMRERVAMLGGELTAAATGEGGYEVAAFIPVARDEAAA; this is translated from the coding sequence GTGACGGACACGACGACGCAGCGCATCGACACGGGCGGCCGCACCCCCGAGCTCCACCACGCCGTGGGGATCCTCCAGGGGCTGCGGGCCGACCTCTTCCACGACGCCTTCGCCTACCGGCCCCTGGCCCCGATGGTCGCGGAGGGCCCCCTCACGCGGCGGCTGCCGTCGCGGATACGGCGGTACGCGGTCTGGGCCCCGCATGCCCTGGTCGCCGCGGCGGCGCTGCTCGTCTTCGTCGCCGGGTACGAGCGGTCGGCCTTCGCGCCGGTGGCGCTGGTCCCGGCGGTGGTCGTGCTGCTGACCCTGCTGAGGCCGGTGGCGGCCTTCTGGGCGTCGCTGGCGACCGCGGGGGTGTACGCGGTCTTCCTCGGGGGAGGGCTGATCTGGTCGCCGGCGGTGTTCCTGGCGCACCTGGTCGTGCTGGTGGTCGTCGCGGCACGGACCCGGCCGCGGGCGGCGGCGTGGATGTGGGTGCTGACCGCGGGGTACGGCATGGTGAGCGGGACGGTGCTGGCCGCGTACGACAGGGACACGACGGCGCAGCTCCTCTTCTTCGCGGCGCTCGCCCTGCTGGCCATCACCGTGTGGCACGTGCGGCGGGACGCGCGCGAGGAGGTCACCGCCGAGCGGACCGTCACGGCGCAGGAGCGGTCGATGCGCACGCTGCTGGAGGAGCGCACCACCATCGCCCGCGAGCTGCACGACGTGGTCGCCCACCACATGTCGGTCGTCGCCATCCAGGCGGAGGCCGCGCCGTACCGGGTGGAGAACGCGCCGCCCGAGCTGGAGCAGGCCTTCGCGACGATACGGGAGAACGCGGTCGCGGCCCTGACCGAGCTGCGGCGGGTGCTGGGCGTGGTGCGGGCGGAGGACTACGAGGCGCCCGACGCCCCGCAGCCGACCCTCGCGGACCTGGACGGGCTCCTCGCCAATGTGCGCGACGCCGGGCTGGACGTGGAGAAGGCGGTGACCGGCGGGGTGCGGGAGCTGCCGCAGGGGGTGGAGCTGTCGGCGTACCGGATCGTGCAGGAGGCCCTGTCGAACGTGCTGCGGCACGCGCCGGGCGCGTCGGCCCGCGTCGAGATCGGCTACGTGCTGGGCGGGCTGGGGCTGCGCGTGGTGAACGGGCCGCCGCGCGGCCTGGTCAAGCCGTCGCCGGGCGCCGGGCACGGCATCACGGGGATGCGGGAGCGGGTGGCGATGCTGGGCGGCGAGCTGACGGCGGCGGCGACCGGCGAAGGCGGTTACGAGGTGGCGGCGTTCATACCGGTGGCCAGGGACGAGGCGGCGGCGTGA
- a CDS encoding response regulator has translation MTIRVLVVDDQVMVREGFSVLLNAMPDIEVVGEAVNGREAVRQVAALRPDVVLMDIRMPEMNGIDATREVVAADGDAKVLVLTTFDLDEYVYQALRAGASGFLLKDASARQLADGVRIVASGEALLAPTVTRRLITEFAKRAESPRMAPLSRVGELTERETEVLVLIAQGLSNAEIAAHLVVAESTIKTHVSRVLVKLGLRDRTQAAVFAYEARLVTPR, from the coding sequence GTGACGATCCGCGTGCTGGTCGTCGACGACCAGGTGATGGTGCGGGAGGGCTTCTCCGTCCTGCTGAACGCGATGCCGGACATCGAGGTCGTCGGGGAGGCGGTGAACGGGCGGGAGGCGGTCCGCCAGGTCGCCGCGCTGCGCCCGGACGTGGTGCTGATGGACATCCGCATGCCGGAGATGAACGGCATCGACGCGACGCGGGAGGTCGTCGCCGCGGACGGTGACGCGAAGGTGCTGGTGCTGACGACGTTCGACCTGGACGAGTACGTGTACCAGGCGCTGCGCGCCGGGGCGTCCGGGTTCCTGCTGAAGGACGCGTCGGCACGGCAGCTCGCGGACGGGGTGCGGATCGTCGCGTCGGGGGAGGCGCTGCTGGCGCCGACGGTGACGCGGCGGCTGATCACCGAGTTCGCCAAGCGGGCGGAGTCCCCGCGCATGGCGCCGCTGTCCCGGGTCGGGGAGCTGACGGAGCGGGAGACGGAGGTCCTGGTGCTGATCGCGCAGGGTCTGTCGAACGCGGAGATCGCGGCGCACCTGGTGGTGGCGGAGTCGACGATCAAGACGCATGTGAGCCGGGTCCTGGTGAAGCTGGGCCTGCGCGACCGCACGCAGGCGGCCGTCTTCGCCTATGAGGCACGCCTCGTCACGCCCCGCTAG
- a CDS encoding cytochrome P450 — METLSDPSSPFDPSSARFVADPYPAYAALREAGRVHWFAPTGQYLVPHHADVSALLRDRRLGRTYLHRFTHEEFGRTPPPAALEPFTTLDGHGLLDLEGVDHTRVRRLVAKAFTPRTVERLGPFVHRLADELVDGLVADGGGDLLTRVAEPLPVAVIARMLGVPPGDRHLLRPWSAAICGMYEPAPDEETARRAVAASVEFSAYLRELIARRRAEPGGDLVSALIAAHDEGDRLTEQEMVSTCVLLLNAGHEATVNTAVNGWWTLFRHPEQLAALRAGRVPLPTAVEELLRYDTPLQMFTRWVLDDIEIGGTTVERGSRVALLFGSANRDPARFADPDRLDLGRTDNPHVGFGAGIHYCLGAPLARLELTAVFGALLRRAPGLRPAAEPEWRPGYVIRGLKELPVTV, encoded by the coding sequence ATGGAGACGTTGTCCGACCCGTCGTCGCCCTTCGACCCGTCGTCGGCGCGGTTCGTCGCCGATCCGTACCCCGCGTACGCGGCGCTCCGGGAGGCCGGGCGGGTGCACTGGTTCGCGCCGACCGGGCAGTACCTGGTGCCGCACCACGCGGACGTGTCGGCGCTGCTGCGGGACCGGCGGCTGGGGCGCACGTATCTGCACCGGTTCACGCACGAGGAGTTCGGGCGCACCCCGCCGCCCGCCGCGCTGGAGCCGTTCACCACGCTCGACGGCCACGGGCTGCTCGACCTGGAGGGGGTGGACCACACGCGGGTCAGGCGGCTGGTGGCGAAGGCGTTCACGCCCCGCACGGTCGAGCGGCTGGGGCCGTTCGTGCACCGGCTGGCGGACGAGCTGGTCGACGGCCTCGTCGCGGACGGCGGCGGCGATCTGCTCACCCGGGTCGCGGAGCCGCTGCCGGTCGCGGTGATCGCGCGGATGCTGGGTGTCCCGCCGGGCGACCGGCACCTGCTGCGGCCGTGGTCGGCGGCGATCTGCGGGATGTACGAGCCGGCCCCGGACGAGGAGACCGCCCGCCGCGCGGTGGCCGCCTCCGTGGAGTTCTCCGCGTACCTGCGGGAGCTGATCGCCCGGCGGCGGGCGGAGCCGGGCGGCGACCTGGTGTCCGCGCTGATCGCCGCGCACGACGAGGGCGACCGGCTCACCGAGCAGGAGATGGTCTCCACCTGCGTCCTGCTGCTCAACGCCGGGCACGAGGCCACCGTGAACACGGCCGTCAACGGCTGGTGGACGCTGTTCCGGCATCCGGAGCAGCTCGCCGCGCTGCGCGCCGGCCGTGTACCGCTGCCGACGGCCGTGGAGGAGCTGCTGCGCTACGACACCCCGCTCCAGATGTTCACCCGGTGGGTGCTGGACGACATCGAGATCGGCGGGACGACCGTGGAGCGCGGGTCGCGGGTGGCGCTGCTGTTCGGGTCCGCGAACCGGGACCCGGCGCGGTTCGCGGACCCGGACCGCCTGGACCTGGGCCGTACGGACAACCCGCACGTCGGCTTCGGGGCCGGCATCCACTACTGCCTGGGCGCGCCGCTGGCCCGGCTGGAGCTGACCGCCGTGTTCGGCGCGCTCCTGCGCCGGGCCCCGGGGCTGCGCCCGGCGGCCGAGCCGGAGTGGCGGCCCGGCTATGTGATCCGGGGCCTGAAGGAGCTGCCGGTCACGGTGTGA
- a CDS encoding ABC transporter permease: MSATGTAHAAARRSGGGGASGGPRHLAGTGALLRLALRRDRVMLPVWVLVLGTLVVSGNGSIAALYPTAADRAVLAASMTANSSLRALYGPVFGDSVGALVAWRFGVFAAVLAAVMSLIVVVRHTREEEETGRQEMLSAAVVGRRAPLTAALLTALVANTALALIITAGLAGRGAGGALALGLAVGLTGMVFATAAAVAAQLTESARLAKGLTAAVLGAAFTLRAAGDAGDAAGGSLLTWLSPVGWAENLRAFAGDRWWVLLLPVAAVLLQGLAAYELASRRDVGMSFLPARPGPAEGRLATAGALAWRLQRGGLAGWTAGFLVAGAVFGGMVEGAADLVGQNAQAREIFQRMGGAQALSDAFLSALLGLFGMVASLYAVGSVLRLHGEETSQRAEPLLAAPVGRLRWAAGHLVIAFAGSVLLLLAAGTGMYLSYGRDPGGVLAAAAVQLPAVWLLGAVAVLLHGAVPKAAVAAWAVAGLAVAVGWIGPALDLPQAVLNLSPFGHLPKLPGAAMEWPPVLVLTAGAALLVAAGLAGLRRRDLVTA; this comes from the coding sequence ATGAGCGCCACCGGCACCGCACACGCCGCCGCGCGCCGCTCCGGAGGCGGCGGGGCCTCCGGCGGGCCGCGCCACCTGGCCGGCACGGGCGCGCTGCTGCGGCTCGCGCTGCGCCGCGACCGGGTGATGCTGCCCGTGTGGGTCCTGGTCCTCGGCACCCTCGTCGTCAGCGGCAACGGATCGATCGCCGCCCTCTACCCGACGGCCGCCGACCGGGCCGTCCTCGCCGCGTCCATGACCGCCAACAGCTCGCTGCGGGCCCTGTACGGGCCGGTGTTCGGGGACTCGGTCGGCGCCCTGGTCGCCTGGCGGTTCGGGGTGTTCGCCGCCGTCCTCGCGGCCGTGATGAGCCTGATCGTCGTCGTGCGGCACACCCGCGAGGAGGAGGAGACCGGCCGCCAGGAGATGCTGTCGGCCGCCGTGGTCGGGCGACGGGCCCCGCTCACCGCCGCACTCCTCACCGCACTGGTCGCCAACACCGCCCTGGCGCTGATCATCACCGCCGGGCTGGCCGGGCGGGGCGCGGGCGGCGCCCTCGCCCTGGGCCTCGCGGTCGGCCTCACCGGCATGGTCTTCGCCACCGCGGCGGCCGTCGCCGCGCAGCTCACGGAGAGCGCCCGGCTCGCGAAGGGCCTCACGGCGGCGGTGCTGGGCGCCGCGTTCACGCTGCGCGCGGCGGGCGACGCGGGCGACGCCGCCGGGGGGTCGCTCCTGACCTGGCTGTCGCCGGTCGGCTGGGCGGAGAACCTCCGCGCCTTCGCCGGTGACCGCTGGTGGGTGCTGCTGCTGCCGGTCGCCGCCGTCCTGCTCCAGGGCCTCGCCGCGTACGAGCTGGCCTCCCGCCGCGATGTCGGGATGAGCTTCCTGCCCGCCCGGCCCGGCCCCGCCGAGGGGCGGCTCGCGACGGCGGGCGCCCTGGCCTGGCGGCTCCAGCGCGGCGGGCTCGCCGGGTGGACGGCCGGGTTCCTCGTCGCGGGGGCCGTCTTCGGCGGGATGGTGGAGGGCGCCGCCGACCTGGTCGGGCAGAACGCACAGGCCCGGGAGATCTTCCAGCGGATGGGCGGCGCCCAGGCCCTCAGCGACGCGTTCCTGAGCGCGCTGCTCGGGCTGTTCGGGATGGTCGCCTCGCTGTACGCGGTCGGGTCGGTGCTGCGGCTGCACGGCGAGGAGACCTCGCAGCGCGCCGAACCGCTCCTCGCGGCGCCCGTCGGGCGGCTGCGCTGGGCCGCCGGGCACCTGGTGATCGCGTTCGCCGGGTCGGTCCTGCTGCTCCTCGCCGCCGGGACGGGGATGTACCTGTCGTACGGGCGGGACCCCGGCGGCGTCCTGGCCGCTGCGGCCGTGCAGCTGCCCGCCGTGTGGCTGCTGGGCGCGGTGGCGGTGCTGCTGCACGGCGCCGTCCCGAAGGCGGCCGTCGCCGCGTGGGCCGTGGCCGGGCTGGCCGTCGCCGTCGGCTGGATCGGCCCGGCGCTGGACCTGCCGCAGGCCGTGCTGAACCTGTCGCCGTTCGGGCACCTGCCGAAGCTGCCCGGCGCCGCCATGGAGTGGCCGCCGGTGCTGGTGCTGACGGCCGGCGCGGCGCTGCTGGTCGCGGCGGGGCTGGCGGGACTGCGCCGCCGCGACCTCGTCACCGCGTGA
- a CDS encoding ABC transporter ATP-binding protein, with protein MTNAISVTGLHKSFGRTHALDGLDLAVATGEVHGFLGPNGSGKSTAIRVLLGLLRADSGTARLLGRDPWRDAVELHRRVAYVPGDVTLWRNLSGGEVIDLYGRLRGGLDKARRAELVERFELDPTKKGRTYSKGNRQKVALVAAFASDVDVLILDEPTSGLDPLMEGVFQRCVREERDRGRTVLLSSHILSEVESLCDRVSIIRRGRTVESGSLAELRHLTRTGVEAELAAPPDGLAGLPGVHDVRVDGTRVRLQVDTDRLDAVLRTLTEAGVRSLTSAPPTLEELFLRHYEDEAAAR; from the coding sequence ATGACCAACGCCATCAGCGTCACCGGACTGCACAAGTCCTTCGGGCGCACCCACGCGCTCGACGGCCTCGACCTGGCCGTCGCCACCGGCGAGGTGCACGGCTTCCTCGGGCCCAACGGCTCCGGCAAGTCCACCGCCATCCGCGTCCTGCTCGGACTGCTGCGCGCCGACTCCGGCACCGCCCGGCTGCTGGGCCGCGACCCGTGGCGGGACGCCGTCGAGCTGCACCGCCGCGTCGCCTACGTCCCCGGCGACGTGACGCTCTGGCGCAACCTGTCCGGCGGCGAGGTCATCGACCTGTACGGCAGGCTGCGCGGCGGCCTCGACAAGGCGCGCCGCGCCGAGCTGGTCGAGCGCTTCGAGCTGGACCCGACGAAGAAGGGCCGCACGTACTCCAAGGGCAACCGGCAGAAGGTCGCCCTCGTCGCCGCCTTCGCCTCCGACGTGGACGTGCTGATCCTCGACGAGCCGACCAGCGGGCTCGACCCGCTGATGGAGGGCGTCTTCCAGCGTTGCGTCCGCGAGGAGCGCGACCGGGGCCGCACGGTCCTGCTGTCCTCCCACATCCTGAGCGAGGTGGAGAGCCTCTGCGACCGGGTGAGCATCATCCGCAGGGGCCGCACCGTCGAGTCCGGCTCCCTCGCCGAGCTGCGCCACCTCACCCGCACCGGCGTCGAGGCCGAGCTGGCCGCCCCGCCGGACGGCCTCGCGGGGCTGCCCGGCGTCCACGACGTGCGGGTCGACGGCACCCGCGTACGGCTCCAGGTCGACACCGACCGGCTCGACGCCGTGCTGCGCACCCTCACCGAGGCGGGCGTACGGTCGCTGACCAGCGCGCCGCCGACCCTGGAGGAGCTGTTCCTGCGCCACTACGAGGACGAGGCGGCGGCCCGATGA
- a CDS encoding GbsR/MarR family transcriptional regulator yields the protein MAGRDEEAVSRFVERFAGELAQAGMQRMAARVFAALLVSDGAALTAAELGERLRISPAAVSGAVRYLTQVNMIGRERDPGSRRERYVLHEGMWYEIFTRRDEILNRWQKTLLEGAATLGPGTAAGVRLSETAEFFQFLNEGLLQLMERWRERKSLGSPPPS from the coding sequence ATGGCAGGCCGCGACGAGGAGGCGGTGAGCCGCTTCGTCGAGCGCTTCGCCGGGGAGCTGGCACAGGCCGGGATGCAGCGGATGGCGGCCAGGGTCTTCGCCGCGCTGCTCGTCTCCGACGGGGCCGCCCTGACCGCCGCCGAACTGGGCGAACGCCTCCGGATCAGCCCGGCCGCCGTGTCGGGCGCCGTGCGCTACCTGACGCAGGTCAACATGATCGGCCGCGAGCGCGACCCCGGGTCCCGGCGCGAGCGGTACGTGCTCCACGAGGGCATGTGGTACGAGATCTTCACCCGCCGCGACGAGATCCTCAACCGCTGGCAGAAGACCCTTCTGGAGGGCGCCGCCACCCTGGGCCCCGGGACGGCGGCGGGGGTGCGGCTGTCGGAGACGGCGGAGTTCTTCCAGTTCCTCAACGAAGGACTGCTCCAGCTCATGGAGCGCTGGCGCGAACGCAAGTCGCTCGGGTCCCCGCCGCCGTCGTGA